One Rosa chinensis cultivar Old Blush chromosome 5, RchiOBHm-V2, whole genome shotgun sequence genomic region harbors:
- the LOC112163988 gene encoding uncharacterized protein LOC112163988 — protein sequence MRWIIGNGHNIKFWTFNWICDFPLIHLVDDTSRASIDLDESVSDYLVNGVWNIEKLSHYLESSIHNDVLFRDSGFSPASVVHASASFCAAYRTHNPRSVTTSNSLSEVIKWHPPPENFVKLNFDGSVSSSNLAAAGFVIRNHFGDPIVAGSRSIGSSTIPLAEGTALKDGLLAAKRFNLDHILVDGDSSLIINCVNLKCEAPWMLKSLLQDIASIANSFASISFSHVLREANFLAVAVTSMGSGSSPRVWLQCLPILALRALYWDKFSFGCLRGFSL from the exons atgagatggattattgGGAATGGTCATAACATAAAATTTTGGACCTTCAATTGGATCTGTGATTTCCCCTTGATTCACTTGGTTGATGACACTAGCAGAGCCTCTATAGATCTAGACGAGTCTGTTTCAGATTATTTAGTTAATGGAGTGTGGAATATTGAGAAACTCTCCCATTATTTAGAGTCTTCGATC CATAATGATGTTTTGTTCAGGGACTCGGGGTTCAGTCCGGCTTCTGTGGTGCATGCTTCAGCCTCATTTTGTGCTGCCTACAGGACCCATAACCCCCGTTCTGTTACGACTTCTAATAGCTTAAGTGAAGTCATTAAATGGCACCCGCCGCCTGAAAACTTTGTCAAGCTCAACTTTGATGGGTCTGTTTCTTCTTCCAACCTTGCTGCTGCGGGCTTTGTTATTAGAAACCACTTTGGTGACCCCATTGTTGCTGGTTCGAGGTCAATTGGATCTTCAACGATTCCTTTGGCTGAAGGTACAGCTCTAAAGGATGGCCTGTTAGCGGCTAAGCGTTTCAACCTGGACCATATTTTAGTGGATGGTGACTCGTCCCTAATCATCAACTGTGTCAACCTCAAGTGTGAAGCTCCCTGGATGTTAAAATCTCTCCTCCAAGACATAGCTTCTATTGCTAATTCCTTTGCCAGCATCTCCTTCTCTCATGTTCTTCGGGAAGCGAACTTCTTAGCTGTTGCTGTTACGTCTATGGGATCAGGCTCGTCTCCTAGAGTTTGGCTGCAGTGTCTCCCTATTTTGGCTCTCCGTGCCCTTTACTGGGACAAGTTTAGCTTTGGTTGCCTGAGGGGCTTTTCGTTgtaa
- the LOC121049265 gene encoding uncharacterized protein LOC121049265, protein MQCSGVKIRYVKSYFKDMSNYNMDFQLDGDALPSMHESVQFDDSETQDVGRLFVNEQTIPTENRNNAANEGNKKKGRGKTVIKWGQRGVRERVKWGKQGVPVSPREKCAQYSLFIGSLAADPGLYPIDVKDWRHFDKDDNHQRAWTCIEGTIDWTDEAAAAKKSEIKKYAFEKLADRWKHHKD, encoded by the exons ATGCAATGCAGCGGAGTTAAGATACGGTACGTCAAAAGCTATTTCAAAG ATATGTCCAATTACAACATGGATTTCCAGTTGGATGGTGATGCCCTACCATCGATGCATGAAAGTGTCCAATTTGATGATAGTGAAACCCAAGATGTTGGCCGTCTTTTTGTGAATGAGCAAACAATTCCTactgaaaacagaaataatGCAGCCAATGagggtaacaaaaaaaaagggagagggaaaactgtaattaaatggggtcaGCGTGGAGTGCGAGAAAGAGTTAAGTGGGGAAAACAAGGAGTACCGGTGTCTCCAAGGGAAAAATGTGCACAGTATTCCCTTTTCATTGGTAGTTTGGCGGCTGACCCTGGATTGTATCCTATTGATGTCAAGGATTGGCGGCATTTTGACAAGGACGACAACCATCAAAGGGCTTGGACATGTATTGAG GGGACAATTGATTGGACGGATGAAGCAGCTGCTGCTAAAAAATCTGAAATCAAGAAATATGCCTTCGAAAAACTTGCAGATCGCTGGAAGCATCACAA GGACTGA